The Candidatus Omnitrophota bacterium nucleotide sequence ATTCCTGCGCACGCCCCAATTCCATCCAATGCATCCCGCTTGTATCCGGATGCAAAACAACATCAGCAAGCAACCCCTCCCTCTGAGCTAATTCCGACTGCATAAATTCTATACTGTTAAATACCGTATTGATGATATTCGTCCTCAACTTCTCCTTGAAATACCTTATAGGATTAATCAAAGCCGACTTCAAGCCTGTTTTATAGGCTTTATTAATACTTTCTTTTAAAGCATCTCGTTGCCGCAGTAAATCCTCGCGTGAAGGAGTTACGTTAACTGCGATAATTTTATTTATCCCCATCGCAAAAAGCGGCTCAGTAGGCAATGGATGGATTATACCGCCGTCAAAAAGCACGTCTCCTTTAAACCTGAAGGGGCTAAATACTCCGGGCATAGAACAACTTGCCATAATCGCATCAACAAGAAACCCTTTCTCTATCACCCTAGGCTCTTTCATGTTTACATCGCTTGCAACAATTTTTAAGGGTAACTTTAAATCATTAAAGGTCTTATTCCCGAAATACTTCTTTAAAAAATTATAAAGTTTCTTCCCTTTGATAAAGCCGACCAACGGCAGAGTAAAATCCATAAGAGCCCAGATATATCTTGGGTCTTTGAATTCCTGGGTAATCCTTAGTATTTCATTTGCTGACCGGCCGGTTGCCCAGAGGCTTGCAATTACAGAGCCCATGCTTGAGCCGACGATAACATCTATGGGGATTCTTTCTTCTTCAATGACTTTTAAAACTCCAATATGGCACAGCCCATAGGCAACGCCAACACCAAGCGCCAGCCCCACCAAACAATCCCCTGATTGCCGGGAAATTCTTCTTATTGCCCTTGCGTATTCTGAATTAGGCTCATCCAAAACTATCCTGTCATGTGTTCCTAATTCAATTTTGGGTAGAGTCGCGTATATGTTTTGCCCTAATAAATCTACCTGCTCCTCGAAATTAAGCCCCGAAAGCTTATATTCATTAATAATGATTTTTATTTTTGAATCATAGAATTCAAATTCATCTTTTAATCTTTTAACAAGATTATGCGTGCGTTTTAAATCTACCTCATCCGGGCTGGTTAAAACATGGATAGAATCAGACTGGTTTAATATACTAAAAACAAACTTGTCCATCTCCGAAGGAAGGTCTAAAACAATGTAATAATAATCATTTGCTAACAGAGAAAAGATTCCGATTAACCTCTTAATGCAGCTTTCATTTTCCGGATCATAATTAAAAAAAGCTACATCAATACCGAATTTATCATTAATGATGTGCTCTCTTATCAAATCATAGGTAACGTTCAGGCTTGTTAAGTCTAAAACTTTATGATCACTTGCTACATCTAATTTTGCAGCGAGGCTGTGCTTTTTATCTTTAGCACAAACATCAAGGATAATAAGAGGCTTGTGCGTTTCTTTGTTTAAACCCAAACCCAGATTTAAAGCATAAACGGTTTTGCCAGCCTGGGGATAAGAACTAAAAACAGAAATTACCTTGCTTTCAAAAACAGTCTTCTGATGGATATCCTTGCTCTTAAGGCGCCTGCTAAGTGTATGGCTGAAATCAATGGCAAGAGCGGGAATTCTTTCTAAAACCCGGACAAAATCTTCTTTTTTAATAACAAGTAATACGCAATCATTTAAAGCCTTGGCGCTTACCGAGTGAGCTTCGCCCGTCAGAAGGGAAATTATCCCAAAGTATTTTCCCCTATGCAGGTATTCTAATACGGTTTCCTTGCCGAATTTATTATGCGCAAAGATCAATACTCTCCCCATTACAACACAATAGAAAAAAGAAGCCGGGCTAGCCTCTTCATAAATCAGCTGGTTCTTCTTAAACTCAACAACTTCAGAATGATCCCTTATAAAATCCCGGTCAACTTCGCTCAAAGAAACAAATAAGGGAAACTCTCTTAATATTAAATCTTTATTGATTAATTCCATAAATTAACCTAATCCAAGCTTCCTGTTTTACAAACATTCGCGAAATTAACCGCGCTCTGGCGTATTGTTCTTGCAAAATTATTATAATCTATGCTAATAAGCCCAAACCGATGGGAGAAACCCTTATCCCATTCAAAATTATCCATTAACGACCAGTAAATATAACCTTTAACCTTAATTCCATCCTTAAGGGCACGATGCACCATTTTCAGATGTTCGCTAATATAATCCCATCTTAAAGAATCATCTTCCGTACAAATGCCATTTTCAGTAATTATGATTGGCAGGTTATATTTCTTGAAGCCTTTGAGGACATCATATAAACCCTGCGGGTATATATCCCACCCAAGAGAATTCTTGGCTAAAGGATGGTGTTGGCTTGTGCAAACATCAAGGATAAGATTATGTATTCCCCATCCCTTTACCTCAACCAAAGAACGAGTATAGTAATTAATACCTATGTAGTCAAGCGCCCTATGTTTAAATAACTTGTCTATAAAATCAAGATTATACCATTTATTTCTTAAAGCGCAGGCAATTTTATTCCGTAAATTATCCTTACAAGGAACAAAAGCCTGAGCATTATGAGCAATGCTTACAAAAGGAGGATTTAAACCTTTAGACCTGTAGATATCGTGAATAGCTTTATAGCAACTAATATGAGCGTTTGCAAGATTATTTAAGACGATTCTTGTTTTAGAAATTG carries:
- a CDS encoding glycoside hydrolase family 1 protein, which codes for MPIFPKDFLWGAATSSYQVEGDNSNCDWWEWEKKVGLKDVSGHACRHYDLFREDFDKAAELNHNAHRISIEWSRIEPSNQEFSESQLKHYIDVIDALRQRNIEPIVTLHHFTNPLWFSRLGGWESGEAEKFFLRYVKFIVNALSEKVRFWVTINEPNVYAYHAYLIGAWPPQKKSISKTRIVLNNLANAHISCYKAIHDIYRSKGLNPPFVSIAHNAQAFVPCKDNLRNKIACALRNKWYNLDFIDKLFKHRALDYIGINYYTRSLVEVKGWGIHNLILDVCTSQHHPLAKNSLGWDIYPQGLYDVLKGFKKYNLPIIITENGICTEDDSLRWDYISEHLKMVHRALKDGIKVKGYIYWSLMDNFEWDKGFSHRFGLISIDYNNFARTIRQSAVNFANVCKTGSLD
- a CDS encoding patatin-like phospholipase family protein; the encoded protein is MELINKDLILREFPLFVSLSEVDRDFIRDHSEVVEFKKNQLIYEEASPASFFYCVVMGRVLIFAHNKFGKETVLEYLHRGKYFGIISLLTGEAHSVSAKALNDCVLLVIKKEDFVRVLERIPALAIDFSHTLSRRLKSKDIHQKTVFESKVISVFSSYPQAGKTVYALNLGLGLNKETHKPLIILDVCAKDKKHSLAAKLDVASDHKVLDLTSLNVTYDLIREHIINDKFGIDVAFFNYDPENESCIKRLIGIFSLLANDYYYIVLDLPSEMDKFVFSILNQSDSIHVLTSPDEVDLKRTHNLVKRLKDEFEFYDSKIKIIINEYKLSGLNFEEQVDLLGQNIYATLPKIELGTHDRIVLDEPNSEYARAIRRISRQSGDCLVGLALGVGVAYGLCHIGVLKVIEEERIPIDVIVGSSMGSVIASLWATGRSANEILRITQEFKDPRYIWALMDFTLPLVGFIKGKKLYNFLKKYFGNKTFNDLKLPLKIVASDVNMKEPRVIEKGFLVDAIMASCSMPGVFSPFRFKGDVLFDGGIIHPLPTEPLFAMGINKIIAVNVTPSREDLLRQRDALKESINKAYKTGLKSALINPIRYFKEKLRTNIINTVFNSIEFMQSELAQREGLLADVVLHPDTSGMHWMELGRAQEFAKRGEEEARRHLDKILKMVNE